The genomic DNA TCCTTCATATTATGTACTGGAACACAATGTTCATGGTTCCTTCATATCGTGTAGTGGAACACAATGTTCATGGTTCTTTCATACTTTTATAGTACAACACAATATCCATAGttctttcatatttatataCTGGAACACAATGTTCATAGTTCCTTCATACTTAGGGGAAACTAGAAGCAGAATCATTCTAATCCTCAGTTGCACTGTAATCACAGTTGCCAAAATTACATTTGGATTTGATGGCTCTGTGGTAAAATCCTACACTATTCTCAATAGTCATATTAGTTTTGTTGATATTGCGTGTGTAAGACTTCATAATCTAGATCAAAACTCTTCTGTTTTAGACTCCAAATGCGCAGCTTGTGAGATTTAAAACTGtgctcacacactgacacaaaaggATGATGATGACACATTGATTAGAAATCATTAGAACACGATAAAAGCACCAAAGGGGAAGAAATGAAACGTGTGATTAGAAACTTTAAATATAAACTCGTCTCCTTTGGCAAAAGGCGAGGACACACTGACCCCCCGCTATTAAATTTTTGCCTGGTCTTGTTTAATTAGAATACATGAATACTCCAAAAACGTAATTCAGCTCCATCTAcgagaaataataataataataaactgaaataaaattcaAACTCTATGACCCTGGGGTCAACAGTTCAAACTGCCTCAGGGCCAATCGGTTAATCATAGAGAAATAAATTCTTCTCCTGACCTGAACAGTCCATAACATGAAAAACGTCTGTAAATCTAGCATGGGATAGAATGTcgcacctcctctctctgtctctctgtctctctctcgccctctccctctctctctgattgaaAGATCGTGTATTTTACAGTTGTGCCACCTTAAGTACTCACATATAAAACTGAAACATCCAGAGCCTCTGCCTATTAAAACCCTACCTTCTGTCACTGAAGCATCCGTATTCCACATCATGGAAGTTTCCAGAGgacacacgtgcgtgtgtgcccccctcccccccccattttttttctgacccgAAAAGACAAGCTAGACAAATGAATCCTAATTAAGTTATTATAAATGGCTTCTACGTTCCCCATTCACGGAAAGTGTGTTCGCAGCATGTGCTCCGCAGAATGTAGGGGAAAGGTGGTCACTGTAAGGTAAACATCGAGGAAGCTCAAAGTCTAGCTGCTATATATAGAGCCCCAAGTCAGAGGGGAGCGTCTCCCAAGGTCGTGGAGGAGGTCACACCGGAGAACAGAGGCAGCGATACCGGGCTGCTGCATCACAAGCTCCCCTGAGCTTTCAGATGCCGGAAGCTTCGCTACGCTCTGTGCGTTTCTCTGGCCGTGGCTTCAGAGAGCATCCGGGCCCGCCTCAACCCCCCCTTCTTAAAAttctgtgtctatctgtctaagTAACGGGTCAGACAGACAAGAAAACTGCGTCAGCCAGAAGAGGTGGAATGTTTGTAAGTTCGGAGGTGGCACTCGCATTGGCATCGGGGAGGAAAAAAGGGTGTTGCATacctttttctttattctctctctctctctctctcccttgttcaTCTGAGCAGCTTAAGCCAATATGCAGATTATGTGATTACCATAGCAGAAAACACGATCATTCGGAGACTTTTACCCTCTGCTATAGAAACATTTGCTGCTGCAGCCCTCTCAAAATCAGTGAGTATATGACCAGGTGCACAGTCAGCAGAagacaacactgaacactagagagaaaacaaaaatctttacattgtgtgcgcgcacgcgtgtgtatgtgtgtgtttgcgtgcgtgtgcatgtgcatgtgtctcacacccacacacacacacacacacttgtttccATCTTCAGCATTCCCATTTCCATTTCCCCTGGTGCATATTCATCTGTTATTTTCCTTTCCAACTCCAGGttgagtattaaaaaaaacaacaaaaaaaacaagttggACTCACAGGACTGAATATCCCCTGTACACCACCGGACAGATTGTcaatgaaaatacaaacaaatacatcagAGCAGCCAGTGGAGATGGTATGAGAGGACTCTCTGGTCCGGCTCTGTGTGTTCCTCAGAAAAccaataaagaaataaagcagCAGATGATGGTATTACTATTAGTTGAGAGGGTCAGGCgttgttttgctttcattttggaTTTCACCAATATTTAAAAAGGATTGGATCTCATATGGTGTTACGGCATCATTATTTAGACATGCTtatttgtctgatttttttttttttttcctatggcTTAAAAAAACCCTACTATGTTTATTGCTGTGTGCTTTGAGCTTTTGAGTGAAATTGGGACccaactttgaaaaaaaaaaaataaaagaagaagaaaaaatagtAATTCCATGAAAACCTCTTACATGATAATCCAGCAGGGCGCAGTAAGGGCAGGGTAACATCGTCACAGGAATTGAATTCTCTTGTCCATAACCATGTTAACAGTTTCTGGCAGAGAGTCAACACGCAGCCTTTCTATACATGTGCACGCTATATTCACACACTTTCTGTCCTGGAAGAACTCACAACTCTCTAGCTATATTCTTTACAGTATAGCCATCAGCCTaggtattttattaaaaaaaaatagctcaaTTTCAGATCAACTATAAACTATTTACCCAGCGGGCAGAGTGGCATTTTATCCCAGTGGTCTGTCCTGAACCATTCGGTCCATAATAgtgacttgaaaaaaaaattctccttaaaaaataaaatgggaCTGAGATGCCTGCTGAGCCACTCCATGCTCCCAGTCAAGATTTGTTATCACAGGGTGTGATGAAAAGTAAAATACTCTTTattcaaactgtaaaaacaaaacgatTTCCTACGTACTGTCAGCTTGCTTTTCCCGCCATAATATCCGAAAGTTATTCCCTTGCATTATGTTGATATTTGAGATAATGGCATAAAGCTGAAGTGTTACATTATAGGAGCGGTTTGAATTTTAGTGTTGTATAAACATATGATGTCTTATAGTATAcaatttctcacaaaaaaatatGAGAGAGCTGTAGTGTGGAACCTAGCCCTGTACTCTGGCCctaactgaattttttttttttccgaaacaATCTGTGATCTTATGAAATAGCCCCATTATAAAAATCACATAATAGAAGACCGACTCAGGCTCCTCTCCGAGCTGCACAGACGACAGGGTGCGGGGTCAGCTCAGCAGGACGAAGCTCAGGACAGTGCGTGACAGTGACAAATGTTCTGGACGTCTTTAAAGAGGCGGAAGACAACACCGGAGCCGCCCCGGGCTCAAAATAACGGACGCCTCGTTAGCTAACCTTGTCTGGGAGAAAAGCGCAAAGGGCTAAGATAACGTACGCGGGTTGAAGAAGAATCGCGAGGGCTTGACGTCTCAGTGCGGTCTGAGGTGTAACCGCAGGGGCGTAAAGCCGTTACGGGATGTGCAGGGGTTACGCTCAACCTGTTGTGACAGTGTTACAAGACGTGGCGATGTGAGGCGTTCATATTAAAGGTGCAGATTTTCAgagcagtgaaatgtttgttttgtaaccAGACAGTTTTTGAGAAGAGGTTttatcacagacaaaagagtTAGCTTACAAAACCTGCTATGACAACAGAACAACGCTATCATTTGGCTTTTTGACAGGGGGGTGTTTATTGCCGCCTCTTCCAGGCACATAGCGTCtactgtgggaaaaaaataaacgtGTTTTGACTAAATAATGACCGTGACAGTAATTTGTGTGAATCACTGATTTCATGCTGTTCAGCCTTAAACCTGAGGCAAAGCTGAATGCAGAAAAATACAACTCAAACACTCCCTATCACAGCCTTATGCTCTCACTTCAAACTTCACactgttcatctgttttcttaGGGCATTATAAGCTGTTAAGGAGGCATTTTTACATGTTGCAGTGCAAAGCTAGGCAGATATTTCACCTTGAGGGATACATCCTGTGGACAGTGTTAGCAGCGCTAGCTGAGCCACTCAGCGTTTTCTCCTCGAGAAATCATTAGCAGCCGGCGAAGGGTATTCAAACACCAGCCAAGCGGTCGCTTTCGATATTCTCCCAGCCTCTCCCTGACAACCCCATAACCTCTGCCCTGTACTTACAAAAAGTAGCGATTTCAGGTGGAGGATGCAGCAAaattattaaactgaaaagagGGTGATtaattgtatcttttttttttatcacgtcTGGCTAATTTATTAAAGAACAGATCTGGGGCAATTTGGAAACCGGCAAAGAAAATGTGACTATGATGTGATACTCTGCAGTCAACTCTGTGcagaatttctctttttttttcactggaaaaGATGCAGATTGTAATTACACATGAACTAACTGTCGCCGTGTTTAATCACTAGTCATCACTCCTGTTTCATCTCACctgcagtcattttttttgctATAATTACAGAGTACTGAAACATTTAGCATGATGATACATTGTGAATCATCCTGCACTAACTTCTCTTCTCAAAGATGCTCTCTTCCGTAAATCAAACCTACCGTCCGTACCATTGTAGATGCTCCTGTGGTGAGGCGATAGCTCATCTCCAGCTGGTCTCCGTGCCACCGCCTCTCTCCCGGGGCTGCCGAACTTCACATGCTCAGGACTGACACTATACTGGTGCCTAAGCATCTCTGGACTGCTCCCTCCCAGCATGCCTTTGTCATGGTGTTCAGGGGTCCCAAACAGCACCTGCCGGGGCTCAGGGCTTCCACAGCTGCTGCTGATACTCCCCCTATGCCTCTGGTAGAGCTCCGGGCTGCTACCATGCCCAGGGCCCAAGTGGTGCTGCTTGAGGGCCAGGCTCTCGGCACTGTGCTTAGGCTGGGTTTCCGGGCTCCTGCGACTCAGGGGACGACCCCCGTATTTTTCGGGGCTCAGACCCCTCATGAGTCTGTGATCAGGCACCGAGATGGATCCGCAGCGTGGCCGGCAAGGCTGGGGCAGGGCGAACGGGTACTCCAGGCTGGTGCTCCTGTGCCTTCCCGGGGCCGGATGGTCGGGGCTCGATATCTCCACGCCTCCTCCGCCAGCTCCTCCGCTCCTGGGCTTATGGAGGTGTTCGGGActgctccctcctcctcctcctccaacgGGCCCGGCTGAAAGCGCCTGCTTGTGATGTGCGTGGTCGGCGCTGTCTGCGCTCCCCGCGCTGGAGGTGCTGCTCCCGTCGCCCACGTCGCGCATCATCAGCAGTCCGGCACCAGGGACCAACAGACTGCTTTGACTGTCAATAGAGTTTCGACACCCTCCGACACCGTGACCCCCGCCCCCTTGTCCAATCCCCCCGCCGCCGACCCCCTTCTCCTCGTCCAGGAGCAAGCAGAGCTCCTTGAGCTCCAGGTTCTCCCGAATCACCTCCTCTTGCCGGAGTTCCAGTTCCTTGAGTTTCTGCAGGTAAAGCGCGACTTCCTTACGCATGATGCTGGCGCTGTATCGGCCAAGGCGCTGCCACTCGCGCGACACCCGCTTGCCTTTCTGTCGGTCGTCGTCCAGGAAGCAGCACAGGTCACGCAGCTCGCGGTTATCTTCCTGCAGTTTCTGGTTCACGTCCTTCATTatcacattcaaataaaaaaaaaaaaaattagcatttAAGGaacaaaatggttttttttttttattaagatgTAACCTTGACTATAGAACCAATCAAGGTTAAAACAATCATCTGTTGAAAACCTCCAATTTTGCAACGCTGTTGAACTGAACTGACGGAAGAGCAAGAAAGAAGAGGCCATGCAAACTGATTTCAAGTTCTCACTTGTGCATTCTGTAATGTTGAGATTATACCTTACTTACTGTTGgactctgttcttctgtctggTTAATTAGTTGAAAAGGACTGGCCTTAATGTTTTCTTATAATCAAAAGAGAACACTGTTGCTCCATCGCAGTCTTACCATGACATGCTAACGGAGCTCCAGAGTTACAGCCAGATTCAGTAACACATGCTCGTCCCTAAAGAGGTACTGCACCAGCAAACCCTGGCTCCCAGCATGAAATAACGTCAGGATACCACCCTGGTCTCCTGTGAAATCTGTGGTAAACTGTACATCTTGCCGGACTGTTTTTGAACATCTAAAACATGGGAAATGTCTGAATCTACAAATTACGCAGTATATTAGTCCTCTTGCTCCTTACCATTTTAATTGGTGTAGACAACAGGTGTGTCCTTAGATACTGCTGCTCTACAAAGTAGGCTAGGTGACTAAATTAATCTAAGTACTCCGGCTGAGAGACTGAAACATAAGCTAACCACATAATCACCACACCACCCTTACAATTTCGGCGGCTCAAATCGGTAAGATGATATAATTATACTGTTTCACACCCTACAGTAAGTTCTTCTGAGCTGTTGCTAAGATCCATGAAACATATTCAACTTGATATATCCGAATTcttcaataacaacaaaacaaaatgtattctACAGCTCAGCGTGCTTATATGTGTGGGTGCAACCGGCGCATCCTCAGAACCCACCGTGCGCGCAGGTGCACTCTAAAACTATGATCTCATCGCTCAGGAATGCGCGTCTCTTTACCTTCAACCCCCGGATTTCGCTCAGGTGTAACTGTAAGCTGCGGTTGACTTCCCGAATCAGATTTCCGTGGTCCAAAATAACGCTCATTTTATCTGCCTCAGACCTCCGGAGCCGCCGCACTAGGTCCTCCTTGCTCCACTTTAGGAGGTCCTCATCCGTCAAATTGGAAATATCCTCAGCCGGACTTTCTGTAGCCTTCGATATTGACAGCTGaagctgctgcagctgctgaaGCTGAGGCTGCGATTGTGTTGCTTTCTCCATCAGTTCAGATTGGCTACGTTACCAGCAactgataaaatatttataagGCAGTCAACATCTGCTTGCATCCGATCCGAGAAGGAGGAGTCGCAGAAATTGCCGGTCACGGAGAGAGCATAGTTGGGTAATCCAAAACCTATGCCCCCCTAACAGTGGGAAGAATATACTTTTCCTGATGCAACAGCTGAGGATACGGAAATAGTCGAAAATGTTAACCTGCTACATGTAGAAGTACGAGCCCTCTGTCCGATAACGATTGCTACGCATAGTTCGTTCAAGTTtatgataaaatacaaaatccAGTATAATGCCCTTCCTATCAAGAGTAGAGACCCTCCACCGTTTGCGGGCACCTGACGTGCACGCCTCCGTCCTGCCCTGCACACTCCACCAAGGCATGGAGGTGGGTATACAGCAGCATCTCCAGCAAGTGAACGGGAAAAGAAAGAGCGTGACTGCAgcgacgtctctctctctctctctctctctctctcacgcatactcacactctcacacacaattcTCAAGGGTCTTCAAGTGATGCTGATGCTGCATTTGCTTTGGTGCCCAGCGCCATCTACAGAAACCACCACacataacaaataacaaaactcAACCGCGAGAAAGGTTGAGTGAAGTTTTAAACTGTACTACGATTTCTGAAAAATCGTATCTcaaagtgtgattttttttttttttttttttttttttttgctagtgTGAAGTGTTACAGTACGGTTTTACGACATTCCATATATAGGCTACTAAGTTATCTGCAGGTATCGCTGATGTAGTGGATTTATGTGGGCGGAGTACTTTGGTGACGTCCAGAGACAGGAGCCAATGATAGGATGCTGAATGTGTAGTAACACGTCATTCCACTGAGGTCCAGGAACCGGCTCGGGCGAATCGCTTTTAACGAAACCCACTCGTTTCGACCTGTTTTGCCCATCTGCGTTATATTTTCGAAGCAGATGTGATTTAGGTTCAttcttatatatttattttctcctgaaGTGACAAAAAACACGGATCCATCCTAAAGGTATGTTAAACTCCTACTTTCCGTTACAAGTAGGCCAGTCGTCCTTCCTGTTTAGCACGAAGAGCAGTTAGCAAGTCCGGATTAACGAAACCGAGCATTTCTTAGCCAAAATACCTTTAGCTACGTTTCTTCCGTGTAACTCAGTGTAAGATACAGTACGTTTTCCATATCTCTATACTGAAATCACGCCGTTTGTTTATTATAAACaagcattttcttcttttattttaaataaccaTTCTCAAACTTACTGTGTTCTCTGCATTCAGGTTAGCTAACGAAATACACTGATGCAGTGTATGAAAGCAGCATCGTTTTACGCATGTAACCTAAAGACGTGGGAATAACCAATGtctgtgtaatttaaatgtcatttgctTTACATGTTGTGTATTCAGTGTAAggtgtttgatgtgtgtaaGACCTACGATGTAATGCTGTACTGTGGATATATCATTTAATTGAACTAGGTAGTATACCGTACTATAAGTCAGTAACGATTGTGGCCTTTGAGATACTGCCGAGGCAGAACTGTTTGCGTTACTTGTACCATGAGAATTGATTATTTGACTTGTTTTGTCACATGAGCATGGAAGGACCCTCTCTTGTGTAATCGAAGAATCGATAACGTGGCTAAGACTTAGAACTGCCCTGTCAATCCGGGATGAAATTTAGTGGGGCAGGTGATAAGCTGCTCTGAATGGGCCATCTTTCAGTGATAGTGGATCGAGAACAGTTGGTTCTGCTCTTAGTTCAGTTTGGAGTTATCAAGGGACAGCGTCTTCCGTGTCACATTTCCTTTGCGTGAGTGCCTAACTAGTTCCTTTCTGCATTGAGTTTGACGTGTGCAGTATTTGTGGAGGTAGGTGTGACCAATATTTACATAGGCTGAAATTAAATCTGACAAAAATCACGAACTTGTCGGGCTGGTTTTTGACGCATGAATCTAttgtcccaaaaaaaaaaatcgctccTCTCGTCGCAAGCAACAACGTTGTCAAAGAACCGTCTGTCAAAACAAACCAGATGAATGGTGGAAATGCATTTCACCTTGTCGCCTGAGGGAGTATTTTTGACCTGACCGGTCCCCTTAAGGGATTGCCGGTTAAGTTGAAGTTTAGGCAGAACTCTGTGGTATGTCGTTCTTCCAGTTATAATGTCACAGCCCACAAGGTGTAGCTCAGGGTAGAAAAACAGCTTGTGTTTGTACAGTCTCTCAGTGACAGTCCTTCTTCGGTTGCTCGCAGTTCTCCTGACCTGCGACTATGGCGACGTACCAGGAGTTTATCCAACAGAATGAAGACCGCGACGGGGTTCGCTTCAGCTGGAATCTCTGGCCCTCGAGTCGACTTGAAGCCACGCGAATGGTGGTACCGGTATCCTGTCTGTTCACCCCGCTGAAAGAACGACCCGACTTACCTCCAGTCCAATATGAGCCTCTTCTCTGTACCCGAGCCAACTGTAAAGCCGTCCTCAACCCATTATGGTAAGCACAAGTAACTGAGGCTTGTCTGTGTATCTTTTAAGCGTACAATTGTAGATAGAATATCATTTTAAGAAAATATTGATATGAAATcacgttttttttcctttggggtTCCTATGCTCAAGTCCGGGCCAGATAGGCGACTAACGTATTCCTGTGACTTCTTTGTATGTTAATACAGGGAATAGCCGTTTGTTGACTACGTTTAGTCTCTTAGCCGTTAATCCATTCATGTTAATGAACTGCCGTAAAAGAGTGTATTGTTTCAGTTCATGTGCAAATGATGTCCCTAACATCTCATTTACAGTTACAACGGTACTTTGTGATTAAAGTCAAAGGCTTTTCTGCATGCGACCAGTCTTACATATATACTTGCCGATtttgtgggttgttttttttttgtttgttttggggttttttttaacggGACTAAGAGATGTGATATTGTGTAGTTATAATTTTACAACTGCCGTATTCAAGGTCATATGTATTGaacatgtttgcttttctgGCTGGCATAGTAAACTTACAtgcaaatttttatttttgtagtcaAGTGGATTTCCGAGCTAAAATATGGGCATGCAACTTCTGCTTCCAGAGAAACCCAGTGAGTGGACATAAGCATGAATATGCTGACAATTAAAAATCTCAAAATAGGACAGACAAAATATGCGAGCAGTAAATCCTTAGCGCACTGAGCTTGCAGCtgtaacaaacaaactaacgaacaaaaaaaaccccctaaaaTAAAAGTACCTCTTATTTTCAGTTACTCTTTCTATGAATATGCATGGATGATGAAAAGGGTTTGAAGctacttttgttgttgttgagaatGTATCTGAACCAGTCtgtgctttgcttttctttccagTTTCCTCCATCATATTCGGGCATCTCAGAAGTGAACCAGCCAGCAGAACTCATGCCGCAGTTTTCCACTATCGAGTACATAGTGCAGGTAAATATAGCTGGCTGTACTTAGCACTGTACACAGACATGCTGTACTCTATGCATATCTGTGCACTCCTGACCTGAACCTACTGCTCCCTCAGCTGATTGATAACAGTTTGCCAAGATGTAACACCTTTCCCGCATTAAGGAACGGTTGCATCTTACCGTACGTAATCTGATTCCGCTGGAATTGTCTATGAAGTCATTTACAAAGATCTCGATGGTTCTGTTTGCAAAACACGTCCTTCGACAATGAAATGAGTCAAGTACGCTATCACAGCATTTGTCCCGTATCTCATACTATGGAGCAGAATGTTCCATACTTATCGCATACTTTGGCCCACTCGCAGTGACCTGTCATGAACGTTTACCGTGACGAGCGCAGCGCCCCCGACTAGATAGTGTAACTGACTGTGGTGTTTCCCCGTTTCTCCAGCGTGGTCCCCCGACGCCCCTCATCTTCCTGTACGTGGTGGACACgtgtctggaggaggaggaccTGCAGGCCCTGCGCGAGTCCCTGCAGATGTCGCTCAGCCTCCTGCCGCCCAACGCCATGGTCGGACTCATCACCTTCGGCCGCATGATCCAGGTCCACGAGCTGAACTGCGAAGGTATCGCCAAGAGCTACGTCTTCCGCGGCAACAAGGACCTCGCTCCCAAACAGATCCAGGTCAGACATACTGCGGCAtggcgtttttcttttttacccacTGTGCGAAGTTGGATTTGATCTAGAGTATCTCAAAGCACCGTTAAAGGTAGTGAGGTAAATGAAACGCAGCAGTGCAGTAGTCACTGGGAGATCATTCAGCAGTGATATACATGATATACAAGGGGAATCAGGGATGTGTAAGGAGCTTAGAAGGACATTGATCAACACTGGTCTCGCTGAACTTCTCTCACAGGAGATGTTGGGTTTGATGAAGCCGGGCACCCCTGCACCTCAGGGTCGACCTGCGGCCCCTCAAGAAGCCACAGCCTCGTGCAGGTATGAGAAAGTCCTCGCACATGCCACCAAATACCGCTGAAGTGGATGAGCGGGTTCGCGCGAGAGGCAATATTAGATGTGGG from Chanos chanos chromosome 8, fChaCha1.1, whole genome shotgun sequence includes the following:
- the ccdc85al gene encoding coiled-coil domain containing 85A, like; translated protein: MEKATQSQPQLQQLQQLQLSISKATESPAEDISNLTDEDLLKWSKEDLVRRLRRSEADKMSVILDHGNLIREVNRSLQLHLSEIRGLKDVNQKLQEDNRELRDLCCFLDDDRQKGKRVSREWQRLGRYSASIMRKEVALYLQKLKELELRQEEVIRENLELKELCLLLDEEKGVGGGGIGQGGGGHGVGGCRNSIDSQSSLLVPGAGLLMMRDVGDGSSTSSAGSADSADHAHHKQALSAGPVGGGGGGSSPEHLHKPRSGGAGGGGVEISSPDHPAPGRHRSTSLEYPFALPQPCRPRCGSISVPDHRLMRGLSPEKYGGRPLSRRSPETQPKHSAESLALKQHHLGPGHGSSPELYQRHRGSISSSCGSPEPRQVLFGTPEHHDKGMLGGSSPEMLRHQYSVSPEHVKFGSPGREAVARRPAGDELSPHHRSIYNGTDALISAGCCSNNCRNVKLWDSFDASS